A stretch of the Leptidea sinapis chromosome 17, ilLepSina1.1, whole genome shotgun sequence genome encodes the following:
- the LOC126969209 gene encoding uncharacterized protein LOC126969209: protein MDKHTRLHLRWWLATVLLVTMFEHGQAQCPWQDSLALQESCVCAYNLARQLSVQCDQVDFPALMYALNSNARKIPMDLLYINNSTITELTDDLFIDLAIHNLQISSCKITRIQDETFRGQGPFLKNLNLQDNELTQVPSKAFKFLKNLSLLDLSKNRITYIENNAFASLQDLTTLKISDNNVTLAPRALAGLENSLKNLNLKGTRQKIVPECIRGLRNLAFLDLSQNSLRELPGPSGSRSFEGLDSLTALNLERNLLVNIRKNAFEGVKNTLSSLSLLNNLLPEFPTEAIGSLTDLRVLDIGFNLLNNLPTDAFLKNPSITLLALDGNPLPTVPEKALAHLNQTLRGLSLGGRFLVCDCRLRWIIEWIRNGELQVTSRERNPQFCGSPQHFRERGFYSFEPNELVCEHEIPVTPEYPTDIKETDEWKVNYTSSTTTLRPSTTSSEPTTSSTTSTVAYSPKELSSPASTTLPPSTTTKTTITTTMTSSTKPTTRIPAVRPAAPSWRHAANQRAPVVMNFPQQKPKVDDSNEVIVKNAYRQENSVIIQWDSDVANILGFRVVYRLFGDKSFKQGPPLEASEREFKIKNVPSQECIVVCVISLEEVHVSPETVPYSQCKEIRTVSAAATNMDKITIAASAAICGTIVVAVLIFAAASRRRSRTVHRLHPQSEKMANPCCGGLTGTPSPNGPLSSITTIGAFGKQREWDQVSAYSARSIPRARSFTEPSVPDPLQGRPGRARSLADGQSQHSYSQSGRFGPHGYPSSLLGSRADLRQSRQSLGAASERASRLSLSGAAGGATSGTSGSRRRPRSRSRPASRYSVGSLGLAYCDTSDNWTDHDMDIYMARNPTTRGGLVPL from the exons GATAAACACACAAGATTACATCTCCGGTGGTGGCTAGCGACGGTACTGTTAGTAACAATGTTTGAACACGGCCAGGCACAATGTCCGTGGCAAGACTCCCTGGCCTTACAAGAATCATGCGTATGCGCATACAACTTAGCAAGACAATTATCCGTTCAGTGCGATCAG GTTGATTTCCCCGCACTTATGTATGCTTTAAACTCCAATGCCCGAAAAATACCAATGGatttactatatataaataactcaaCAATAACGGAGCTAACAGACGATTTATTTATCGATCTTGCCATTCACAATTTACAAATATCTAGTTGTAAAATAACGAGAATACAAGATGAGACATTTAGAGGACAGGGACCGTTCCTCAAAAACCTAAATTTACAGGACAATGAGCTCACTCAAGTGCCATCGAAAGCCTTCAAATTTCTAAAGAACCTTTCCCTTTTGGATTTGTCGAAGAATCGGATCACTTATATTGAGAACAATGCTTTTGCTTCGCTTCAAGATTtgacaacattaaaaatttctGATAATAACGTCACACTTGCGCCGCGAGCATTAGCAGGCTTGGAGAACTCTTTGAAGAATCTAAACCTCAAAGGTACTCGACAAAAAATTGTACCGGAGTGTATACGAGGACTCCGAAATCTAGCCTTTCTGGATCTTTCACAGAACAGCTTAAGAGAGTTACCAGGACCATCTGGGTCACGATCTTTTGAAGGGTTAGATTCATTGACAGCATTGAACCTGGAACGAAATTTACTTGTCAACATAAGAAAGAACGCGTTTGAAGGTGTTAAAAATACCTTAAGCTCTCTAAGCCTCCTCAATAACTTATTGCCTGAGTTTCCTACAGAAGCAATTGGAAGTTTAACAGACTTAAGAGTTCTTGATATAGGTTTCAATTTACTGAATAATCTACCTACTGATGcatttctcaagaatccttCAATAACATTATTAGCTCTGGATGGAAATCCTCTCCCCACAGTGCCCGAAAAAGCATTAGCACATCTTAACCAAACATTAAGAGGACTCAGCTTAGGAGGAAGGTTTCTGGTTTGTGACTGTCGTTTACGATGGATAATTGAATGGATACGTAATGGTGAACTGCAAGTTACATCTCGAGAAAGAAACCCACAATTTTGCGGAAGTCCTCAACATTTCCGCGAACGCGGATTTTACAGTTTTGAACCCAATGAGCTTGTTTGTGAGCATGAAATTCCTGTAACTCCAGAATACCCAACTGATATTAAAGAGACAGATGAATGGAAAGTTAATTACACGTCCAGTACCACAACCTTAAGACCAAGTACGACTAGCAGTGAGCCTACCACTTCGTCGACAActtcaacagttgcatacagtCCTAAAGAACTAAGTAGTCCAGCTTCCACAACACTTCCTCCATCTAcaacaacaaaaacaacaataacGACAACAATGACATCCAGTACAAAACCCACAACTCGAATCCCTGCCGTACGACCGGCTGCGCCTTCCTGGAGACACGCAGCAAACCAACGCGCCCCAGTTGTTATGAACTTTCCTCAACAAAAACCAAAAGTTGATGATTCAAATGAAGTCATCGTGAAAAATGCTTACAGACAAGAGAACTCCGTAATCATCCAATGGGATTCGGACGTAGCTAACATTCTAGGTTTCCGGGTTGTCTACAGACTTTTCGGAGATAAAAGTTTCAAACAAGGGCCACCTCTGGAAGCAAGTGAAAGGGAATTCAAAATCAAGAATGTTCCATCACAG gaATGTATCGTCGTTTGCGTGATTTCCTTGGAGGAAGTACACGTCAGTCCCGAGACGGTACCATATTCGCAATGTAAAGAAATCAGAACAGTTTCTGCGGCCGCGACAAATATGGACAAAATAACAATAGCAGCCAGTGCCGCGATCTGTGGCACCATTGTAGTAGCAGTCCTCATCTTCGCTGCAGCATCACGGAGGCGATCTAGAACAGTTCATCGACTTCATCCGCAATCTGAAAAAATGGCAAATCCATGCTGTGGAGGACTAACAGGAACCCCAAGTCCCAACGGGCCACTGTCTTCTATCACTACGATCGGCGCATTCGGAAAGCAGCGTGAGTGGGACCAAGTATCGGCTTACAGTGCACGATCTATCCCGCGTGCACGTTCCTTCACTGAACCGTCTGTCCCTGATCCTTTACAAGGCCGACCCGGACGAGCTCGTTCTTTGGCGGACGGCCAATCACAGCATAGTTATTCTCAATCGGGCCGCTTCGGTCCACATGGATATCCGAGCAGCCTGTTAGGATCTAGAGCTG ATCTCCGACAATCACGTCAATCGCTGGGTGCAGCCTCAGAACGAGCATCACGTTTGTCTCTAAGTGGAGCTGCCGGCGGTGCCACGAGTGGTACGTCTGGCTCTAGAAGAAGACCGAGGTCGCGATCACGACCGGCCAGCCGATATAGTGTGGGGTCTCTTGGACTCGCCTACTGCGACACATCTGACAACTGGACCGATCACGACATGGATATTTACATGGCGCGGAATCCGACAACGCGCGGTGGACTTGTACCTTTATAG